From Maniola hyperantus chromosome 21, iAphHyp1.2, whole genome shotgun sequence, the proteins below share one genomic window:
- the LOC117992316 gene encoding MYG1 exonuclease isoform X3 — protein sequence MLKRLPEYKDAEIVRTRDMDKLRTCDIVVDVGAEYDHHKKRYDHHQREFTETLSSLRPELGDKYKIKLSSAGLIYAFYGENVIKQLTPKGEPLKPEDLRLIYKKVYENLVEEMDAIDNGVPMTDEEPRYKIRTHLSARIHRLNPEWNSELDSNVDKVFETAMALVGEEVLYTVNYFVTVWLPARDYVKSALEEQLEVHESGQILVFKDRFPWKEHLFDLEEELGISGEIKYVIFKDKPNSWRVQAVPVKPTSFVTRKPLNKKWWGVRDSELSQVAGIEGCIFCHSTGFIGGNTTRTGALDMAKNSLNAAV from the exons ATGCTCAAACGGTTGCCAGAATACAAGGATGCGGAGATCGTCCGAACTAGAGACATGGACAAACTCAG GACATGTGACATAGTGGTGGACGTAGGAGCAGAGTATGACCACCACAAGAAGCGGTACGACCACCACCAGAGAGAGTTTACGGAGACCTTAAGCTCTTTGAGACCAGAGCTTGGcgataaatataaaatcaa attaaGTTCAGCCGGCCTGATCTACGCGTTTTACGGCGAAAATGTAATTAAGCAACTAACACCAAAAGGTGAACCCCTAAAACCTGAAGACCTACGCTTAATATACAAGAAGGTATACGAGAACTTAGTGGAGGAAATGGACGCCATAGACAATGGGGTCCCGATGACAGATGAAGAACCACGGTACAAAATACGTACCCATTTGAGTGCTAGAATACATAGATTGAACCCAGAATGGAATTCCGAGTTGGATTCCAACGTTGATAAGGTTTTTGAAACCGCCATGGCTTTGGTTGGCGAGGAGGTTCTGTATACGGTTAACTATTTTGTAACTGTCTGGTTACCCGCTAGAGACTATGTTAAGTCGGCGTTGGAGGAACAGTTAGAGGTGCACGAGTCGGGACAAATTTTGGTATTTAAGGACAG GTTCCCATGGAAAGAACATCTGTTTGACTTGGAAGAGGAATTAGGGATCAGCGGTGAAATCAAATATGTAATATTCAAGGATAAACCTAATTCGTGGAGAGTCCAGGCTGTTCCTGTTAAACCAACCAGCTTTGTTACAAG GAAACCTTTGAATAAGAAATGGTGGGGTGTCCGCGACTCGGAACTGAGCCAAGTGGCTGGTATAGAGGGCTGCATATTCTGCCACAGCACCGGCTTCATTGGCGGAAACACCACTAGGACTGGCGCTTTGGACATGGCGAAAAACAGCTTAAACGCCGCTGTCTAA
- the LOC138403871 gene encoding uncharacterized protein — protein sequence MSKDSDGYANANNTIVLRGENDIQQEVMLVEEHQYNQEEEVDMTLEVCREEDLRAQKRTRSDDEESEWTTVGSRGKKTKPGNDSIEIYISSSEILPKQFAMAKLFKKNNLSDIERVKYISPFKIRLHVPNEISAKKLENCREFIDKGWRIYRALEKDISYGIIRGVDLDLSSEEIAKSIECPNEIELLSIMRLDRRSDTAVNGWTPSECVRLCFRGKQLPQYISVDGLKINIEPYIFRVSQCSKCWRLGHILRRCPSFKVICPKCGGNHDNCTTTTYKCVNCNGNHMAMSKTCPSYLKERKLREIMAELNCTYKKALSVYVPLRPERPPNMPDCPSSPILPTTSYTSANINKPPASSDTSTYAHVVKTTAIIHKPTSSHSTAKTTKTPRRRFEDMEEITKESEDLYNTKEKENNSNQQYNRIPFLELLSRLKNILFLKGIPIQLKIKNIAKCVFEWVYSALMDYISDWSFIKTIIDSFINNG from the coding sequence ATGAGTAAAGACAGTGACGGGTACGCAAATGCAAATAATACAATTGTGTTACGCGGCGAGAATGATATACAACAGGAAGTAATGTTAGTAGAAGAGCACCAATACAACCAAGAGGAAGAGGTAGATATGACTTTAGAAGTGTGCAGGGAAGAGGATTTAAGAGCTCAGAAGAGAACAAGATCAGATGATGAGGAGAGTGAATGGACTACGGTGGGAAGCAGAGGGAAAAAGACGAAACCCGGAAACGATTCAATTGAAATATATATCTCTAGTTCGGAAATTTTACCCAAACAGTTTGCAATggcaaaactttttaaaaagaataatttgaGTGACATCGAAAGAGTAAAATATATCAGCCCTTTTAAAATTCGGCTCCATGTGCCTAATGAAATCAGCGCTAAGAAACTAGAAAATTGTAGGGAGTTTATTGATAAAGGCTGGAGAATCTATAGGGCGTTGGAGAAAGATATATCATATGGTATCATAAGAGGAGTGGACTTGGACTTGTCAAGCGAAGAAATCGCCAAAAGTATTGAATGCCCCAATGAAATCGAATTACTATCCATTATGCGCCTCGACCGCCGTAGCGATACAGCGGTAAACGGCTGGACTCCTAGTGAATGCGTTCGGCTATGTTTTAGAGGCAAACAGCTACCCCAATACATATCAGTAGACGGTCTCAAAATTAATATAGAACCATATATTTTCCGGGTCTCTCAGTGCTCAAAATGTTGGCGGCTAGGTCACATTCTTAGAAGGTGTCCCTCATTCAAGGTCATTTGCCCAAAATGCGGTGGAAACCACGACAATTGCACAACTACAACTTATAAGTGTGTTAACTGTAATGGAAACCATATGGCGATGTCAAAGACGTGTCCCAGTTATCTTAAAGAACGAAAACTTAGAGAGATAATGGCCGAACTTAATTGTACCTATAAAAAAGCGTTATCTGTTTACGTGCCATTGAGACCAGAGAGGCCACCCAATATGCCGGACTGCCCTTCCTCACCTATTCTTCCTACGACGTCCTACACATcagcaaatataaataaaccgcCCGCATCATCAGATACATCCACATATGCACATGTTGTAAAGACTACCGCTATTATTCACAAACCAACTAGTTCTCACAGTACAGCTAAAACAACAAAGACTCCACGAAGGCGATTTGAAGATATGGAAGAAATTACTAAGGAAAGTGAAGATTTGTACAATACTAAAGAAAAGGAGAATAATTCTAATCAACAATATAACAGGATACCATTTTTAGAGCTTTTGAGCaggcttaaaaatattttatttttgaaaggaaTTCCTATacaattaaaaattaagaatattGCAAAGTGCGTATTTGAGTGGGTGTATTCGGCATTGATGGATTATATATCTGACTGGTCCTTTATTAAGACAATTATTGACTCATTTATTAATAAtggctag
- the LOC138403854 gene encoding uncharacterized protein yields the protein MKHYDAILSYVCGLRSSPTTPQAPRTPGHDRQFSRVRALAFIGCVLVSIFFAMANENLAGPSSCAPLLSTSSESDEDEYKITEHTKKRRRQNKVWVFERKFITVRSAEEFIKNEKTWSIQKIHTTEEGVKRYYRYNKVKLRAEIQCSAAIYLLFDASCDDILLFRTETCHDHENSDCQSTRGINEATKKEIEKLFELRLKPKSIMKNLSKINGLVLPTKLQLNNYLKIIRKKKYGPSVISLGQLELWLKENSEIPDDGHEVFVLAYEISEDDLDQNFRFMLTTKYLIGLSRQCSVLHADATYKLIWQGFPVLVIGTTDRDKHFHPFGLAVTTAERTEDFIFLFSALKKAVFSIFSYTLSCKVLVCDAAKAIQTAFACTFGTDTVIRMCWAHAKKKMQTRVEQSVQKKSQKEILQDIDALQCASTQEIFDRASEKFLDKWKAEKDFVTYFENEWLILNRFWYLGASLGTPATNNALESFNKTIKDGGTLRERHPLARFLVIASDIVKDWSNEYVINNTERRFAQLPTVSLKMWTESYQWAKLSKQVPLKNSTELVCSYRIPAGSDLDCKNYEKPWETFDEYKEQHFREWEVIMPREKENWLHGTCNCPKFLKDYICKHLVGLAIRLKHVQPPSEARAIPIGMKRKRGRPAKAKKALIVQ from the coding sequence ATGAAGCATTATGATGCCATATTAAGTTATGTCTGCGGCTTACGATCCTCTCCCACCACACCGCAAGCGCCGCGCACGCCCGGACACGATCGCCAATTTAGTCGCGTGCGAGCACTTGCTTTTATTGGGTGTGTTTTGGTATCTATCTTCTTTGCAATGGCGAATGAAAACTTAGCGGGACCGAGTTCGTGTGCTCCGCTGTTGAGTACTTCATCGGAATCAGATGAAGACGAATATAAAATCACAGAGCATACGAAAAAACGTCGAAGGCAAAATAAAGTTTGGGTTTTTGAAAGAAAATTTATAACTGTGCGGAGCGCTGAGGAATTTATCAAAAATGAGAAGACCTGGTCAATACAAAAAATTCATACGACTGAAGAAGGAGTAAAACGTTACTATCGTTATAACAAAGTGAAgcttcgggctgaaattcagtGTTCTGCCGCGATTTATCTTTTATTTGACGCATCGTGtgatgatatattattatttcgtacTGAAACATGTCACGACCATGAAAATTCTGACTGTCAGTCGACTAGGGGAATAAATGAGGCAACGAAAAAGGAAATAGAAAAACTATTCGAACTGCgtttgaaacctaaatctattATGAAGAACTTAAGTAAAATTAATGGACTAGTTCTGCCGACTAAGTTACAGTTAAACAATTATCTTAAAATCATACGTAAGAAAAAATACGGGCCATCGGTAATAAGCTTGGGACAGCTTGAATTATGGTTAAAAGAAAACTCTGAAATACCTGATGACGGTCACGAAGTTTTTGTTTTGGCGTATGAAATTTCTGAAGATGATTTAGATCAGAACTTCCGGTTCATGTTAACGACGAAATATTTAATTGGTCTATCACGCCAATGTTCTGTTCTTCACGCGGATGCCACATATAAGCTCATTTGGCAAGGGTTTCCAGTACTTGTGATTGGAACTACAGacagagataaacattttcacCCATTTGGATTAGCTGTGACAACAGCTGAACGAACGgaagacttcatatttttattttccgcaTTAAAAAAAGCAGTTTTCTCAATATTTTCATACACTTTAAGTTGTAAAGTTTTGGTCTGTGATGCAGCGAAGGCTATACAAACTGCCTTTGCGTGCACATTTGGAACAGATACAGTCATAAGAATGTGCTGGGCGCATGCGAAAAAGAAGATGCAAACAAGAGTAGAGCAAAGTGTGCAAAAGAAATCCCAAAAAGAGATCTTACAAGATATTGATGCTTTACAGTGTGCCTCAACTCAGGAAATATTTGATCGAGCCAGCGAAAAATTTTTGGACAAGTGGAAAGCCGAAAAAGATTTTGTTACATACTTTGAAAATGAATGGCTAATACTAAATCGTTTCTGGTATTTGGGCGCATCTCTGGGGACTCCTGCTACAAACAATGCTCTGGAATCtttcaataaaacaataaaagatGGTGGCACGCTTCGTGAGCGTCATCCTTTGGCGCGGTTCTTAGTAATTGCTTCTGATATAGTCAAGGACTGGTCTAATGAATACGTGATTAATAATACTGAGAGACGGTTCGCTCAACTGCCGACAGTATCTTTAAAGATGTGGACAGAAAGTTACCAATGGGCAAAACTGTCGAAGCAGGTGCCATTAAAGAATAGTACTGAGCTAGTTTGCTCATACAGAATTCCAGCTGGGTCGGATTTAGATTGCAAAAATTATGAAAAGCCATGGGAGACCTTTGACGAATACAAAGAGCAACATTTTAGAGAGTGGGAAGTTATAATGCCCCGAGAAAAGGAAAATTGGTTACACGGCACATGCAATTGCCCAAAGTTTCTCAAAGATTACATTTGCAAGCATCTCGTTGGATTGGCGATTCGGCTTAAGCACGTCCAGCCACCTTCAGAGGCCAGAGCTATTCCGATTGGCATGAAGCGCAAAAGAGGACGACCAGCCAAAGCTAAGAAAGCATTAATTGTGCAGTGA
- the LOC117992316 gene encoding MYG1 protein isoform X1: MLIRELGRNFLNKSIFRNFSASLKLCKYPTMKIGTHDGVFHCDEVLACYMLKRLPEYKDAEIVRTRDMDKLRTCDIVVDVGAEYDHHKKRYDHHQREFTETLSSLRPELGDKYKIKLSSAGLIYAFYGENVIKQLTPKGEPLKPEDLRLIYKKVYENLVEEMDAIDNGVPMTDEEPRYKIRTHLSARIHRLNPEWNSELDSNVDKVFETAMALVGEEVLYTVNYFVTVWLPARDYVKSALEEQLEVHESGQILVFKDRFPWKEHLFDLEEELGISGEIKYVIFKDKPNSWRVQAVPVKPTSFVTRKPLNKKWWGVRDSELSQVAGIEGCIFCHSTGFIGGNTTRTGALDMAKNSLNAAV, from the exons ATGTTGATTCGAGAACTTGGTAGAAATTTTCTTAACAAATctatttttcgtaattttagTGCTAGCCTAAAGTTGTGCAAATATCCTACCATGAAG ATTGGTACCCACGATGGCGTGTTCCATTGCGACGAAGTTCTCGCATGTTACATGCTCAAACGGTTGCCAGAATACAAGGATGCGGAGATCGTCCGAACTAGAGACATGGACAAACTCAG GACATGTGACATAGTGGTGGACGTAGGAGCAGAGTATGACCACCACAAGAAGCGGTACGACCACCACCAGAGAGAGTTTACGGAGACCTTAAGCTCTTTGAGACCAGAGCTTGGcgataaatataaaatcaa attaaGTTCAGCCGGCCTGATCTACGCGTTTTACGGCGAAAATGTAATTAAGCAACTAACACCAAAAGGTGAACCCCTAAAACCTGAAGACCTACGCTTAATATACAAGAAGGTATACGAGAACTTAGTGGAGGAAATGGACGCCATAGACAATGGGGTCCCGATGACAGATGAAGAACCACGGTACAAAATACGTACCCATTTGAGTGCTAGAATACATAGATTGAACCCAGAATGGAATTCCGAGTTGGATTCCAACGTTGATAAGGTTTTTGAAACCGCCATGGCTTTGGTTGGCGAGGAGGTTCTGTATACGGTTAACTATTTTGTAACTGTCTGGTTACCCGCTAGAGACTATGTTAAGTCGGCGTTGGAGGAACAGTTAGAGGTGCACGAGTCGGGACAAATTTTGGTATTTAAGGACAG GTTCCCATGGAAAGAACATCTGTTTGACTTGGAAGAGGAATTAGGGATCAGCGGTGAAATCAAATATGTAATATTCAAGGATAAACCTAATTCGTGGAGAGTCCAGGCTGTTCCTGTTAAACCAACCAGCTTTGTTACAAG GAAACCTTTGAATAAGAAATGGTGGGGTGTCCGCGACTCGGAACTGAGCCAAGTGGCTGGTATAGAGGGCTGCATATTCTGCCACAGCACCGGCTTCATTGGCGGAAACACCACTAGGACTGGCGCTTTGGACATGGCGAAAAACAGCTTAAACGCCGCTGTCTAA
- the LOC117992316 gene encoding MYG1 exonuclease isoform X2, translating into MKIGTHDGVFHCDEVLACYMLKRLPEYKDAEIVRTRDMDKLRTCDIVVDVGAEYDHHKKRYDHHQREFTETLSSLRPELGDKYKIKLSSAGLIYAFYGENVIKQLTPKGEPLKPEDLRLIYKKVYENLVEEMDAIDNGVPMTDEEPRYKIRTHLSARIHRLNPEWNSELDSNVDKVFETAMALVGEEVLYTVNYFVTVWLPARDYVKSALEEQLEVHESGQILVFKDRFPWKEHLFDLEEELGISGEIKYVIFKDKPNSWRVQAVPVKPTSFVTRKPLNKKWWGVRDSELSQVAGIEGCIFCHSTGFIGGNTTRTGALDMAKNSLNAAV; encoded by the exons ATGAAG ATTGGTACCCACGATGGCGTGTTCCATTGCGACGAAGTTCTCGCATGTTACATGCTCAAACGGTTGCCAGAATACAAGGATGCGGAGATCGTCCGAACTAGAGACATGGACAAACTCAG GACATGTGACATAGTGGTGGACGTAGGAGCAGAGTATGACCACCACAAGAAGCGGTACGACCACCACCAGAGAGAGTTTACGGAGACCTTAAGCTCTTTGAGACCAGAGCTTGGcgataaatataaaatcaa attaaGTTCAGCCGGCCTGATCTACGCGTTTTACGGCGAAAATGTAATTAAGCAACTAACACCAAAAGGTGAACCCCTAAAACCTGAAGACCTACGCTTAATATACAAGAAGGTATACGAGAACTTAGTGGAGGAAATGGACGCCATAGACAATGGGGTCCCGATGACAGATGAAGAACCACGGTACAAAATACGTACCCATTTGAGTGCTAGAATACATAGATTGAACCCAGAATGGAATTCCGAGTTGGATTCCAACGTTGATAAGGTTTTTGAAACCGCCATGGCTTTGGTTGGCGAGGAGGTTCTGTATACGGTTAACTATTTTGTAACTGTCTGGTTACCCGCTAGAGACTATGTTAAGTCGGCGTTGGAGGAACAGTTAGAGGTGCACGAGTCGGGACAAATTTTGGTATTTAAGGACAG GTTCCCATGGAAAGAACATCTGTTTGACTTGGAAGAGGAATTAGGGATCAGCGGTGAAATCAAATATGTAATATTCAAGGATAAACCTAATTCGTGGAGAGTCCAGGCTGTTCCTGTTAAACCAACCAGCTTTGTTACAAG GAAACCTTTGAATAAGAAATGGTGGGGTGTCCGCGACTCGGAACTGAGCCAAGTGGCTGGTATAGAGGGCTGCATATTCTGCCACAGCACCGGCTTCATTGGCGGAAACACCACTAGGACTGGCGCTTTGGACATGGCGAAAAACAGCTTAAACGCCGCTGTCTAA